The following proteins come from a genomic window of Carassius gibelio isolate Cgi1373 ecotype wild population from Czech Republic chromosome B8, carGib1.2-hapl.c, whole genome shotgun sequence:
- the wdr6 gene encoding WD repeat-containing protein 6, producing MACPVESAVMKSTVLVAPVTALEFLGEDFLLTGEGPVLSVYSLQASPKEYASLNVLHNYRIHGIRPSRKHQFGERPFNNLISSESSVLANNKEDIIVFGGKGVRLVSFNTGGRCLKLIGPVLELQDWILDIHWLKKQPHPLLGISLAHNAVLLLDAESGDVLSFYSCVETCLLYSALMIGPNWDSLVLVGGTVFNQLVLWRPTGTKPDGKSQVERRLLGHTGVIFSLCYLQKSGWLASASDDRSVRLWSVGTLGGDAGCGEESPTCLRVLYGHQARVFCVRLASNRVFSAGEDGACLLWEWGGEGKVGHTFRGHRSGGVRALAVSEESIGCKEGWMATGGADGGVRIWRVAEEKKDYEETQTETQLDLGFKGQGCPKVVRLVGEGELNTILVCTDQGEVYLSQGDSWDVIWQGGAEFQSYCVMEITSIQVQNSDCIVWVCAVGNLNGGVQVFLVGQPGVGVLLRAGEGKVHSVLWAKGLFEGSWSWCLLASGSEGLVYRWTIKVTEDESGLHMQEETLLPFLLPPCAKRWLTAAVTLPKRKGLYLCGDRRGSLLLYNDTEENVRRNEGRTDLEKKETENKQSDHGSPLSPISTLYGVHGKQGVTSVCEYQDLCYSTGRDGSVRILTVDESVLKVRRVQRACRGMEWIEKVLFLGSDGPEVREKLLNEGIEKRMIDQGSASVAETRFVMVGFHSVHFIIWDPHRQEKLLSVACGGGHRSWAYKHPIYADTDPRAHTLRQGTLVFIKHGAVMASRSLASTETDVNGLTVKEGLHGRGISCVCHLGSLTKTGQFSELWEVFVTGGEDTTVGVLAISAKSGNVKVLSVLTDHISNVRALAAIRRRETNEKGGDDDTTSVCSLVFSAGGRAQLQCYRLLIRLDEQQGQPVCQVTQIAGHRLDEQWERKRNRHKTVKMDPETRYMSMSVVHNGTECVLLAMGCSDGAVRLFSVTESSSSVDMLWECFYHQRCVLSVATYKLEDSLDRKLLLLFSATTDGCISVWDLTAVLNSKASVSWQGPSAPFFSIPVHQSGVNALTISPRREMRQMEENVISLASGGDDGQLSLMHIKIDQKKQENGGVSLQLLAHWSVPLAHSSPLTGLCLLSPTLLVTTSPDQRLCLWSMNSDGLHPLKVLFSHTADAAGLWAWFGQEGGAWVVVCGQGLQLFQLTERKMDELHETVNRNIKEGERKKVIFPHHVSRTKHCDL from the exons ATGGCATGTCCTGTagagtctgctgtgatgaagagCACTGTGCTTGTTGCTCCAGTGACTGCACTGGAATTCCTGGGGGAGGATTTCCTGCTGACAG GTGAGGGACCAGTCCTCTCTGTGTACAGTCTTCAGGCATCTCCTAAAGAATATGCATCCTTAAATGTTCTTCATAATTACCGTATCCATGGGATACGACCTAGTAGAAAACATCAGTTTGGAGAGAGACCGTTCAACAATTTAATCTCATCAGAAAGTTCTGTTTTGGCCAACAACAAAGAGGACATCATTGTTTTTGGAGGAAAAGGAGTTCGGCTGGTCAGCTTCAATACTGGAGGACGATGCCTAAAGCTCATTGGTCCTGTCTTGGAGCTTCAAGACTGGATTCTGGACATTCATTGGCTTAAAAAACAACCACACCCACTGTTAGGCATATCCTTGGCTCACAATGCTGTGTTGCTTTTAGATGCAGAATCTGGTGATGTTCTTTCCTTCTACTCTTGCGTAGAGACATGTCTTCTTTACTCAGCACTTATGATTGGTCCAAATTGGGATTCTTTAGTGCTGGTAGGTGGGACTGTTTTCAATCAGCTTGTGCTGTGGAGGCCCACTGGGACCAAACCTGATGGCAAGTCCCAGGTAGAGAGACGCCTGTTGGGCCACACTGGAGTTATTTTTAGCCTTTGCTACCTTCAGAAATCTGGGTGGTTGGCATCTGCCTCTGATGACCGCAGTGTCCGTTTGTGGAGTGTTGGCACATTGGGTGGAGATGCAGGCTGTGGTGAGGAATCACCAACATGTCTTCGTGTGCTTTATGGGCACCAGGCACGGGTCTTTTGTGTCAGGCTTGCATCAAACCGTGTGTTCAGTGCAGGAGAAGATGGAGCGTGCCTGCTCTGGGAATGGGGAGGTGAAGGAAAGGTGGGACATACATTTAGAGGGCATAGATCAGGTGGAGTGAGAGCTCTGGCTGTCAGCGAGGAAAGTATAGGCTGTAAGGAGGGATGGATGGCAACTGGAGGTGCAGATGGTGGGGTAAGAATATGGAGAGTGGCAGAAGAGAAGAAAGACTATGAGGAAACTCAGACAGAGACCCAGTTGGATCTGGGGTTTAAAGGGCAGGGTTGTCCCAAAGTGGTCCGATTAGTGGGTGAGGGTGAATTGAATACAATTCTGGTCTGTACTGATCAAGGAGAGGTGTACCTTAGCCAGGGTGACTCCTGGGATGTCATTTGGCAAGGGGGAGCAGAATTCCAGTCCTATTGTGTGATGGAGATCACAAGCATCCAAGTCCAGAATTCAGATTGCATTGTGTGGGTATGTGCAGTGGGTAATCTGAACGGAGGTGTCCAGGTGTTCCTTGTAGGTCAGCCAGGTGTTGGAGTCTTGCTAAGAGCTGGTGAGGGTAAAGTTCACTCTGTACTTTGGGCCAAAGGATTGTTTGAAGGGTCCTGGAGTTGGTGTCTTCTTGCATCAGGCTCCGAGGGACTAGTTTACCGATGGACAATAAAAGTGACAGAGGATGAATCAGGCTTGCATATGCAAGAGGAAACTCTTCTTCCATTTCTGCTGCCTCCCTGTGCCAAACGCTGGCTGACTGCTGCAGTTACCTTGCCCAAGAGAAAGGGGTTGTACCTTTGTGGTGACCGGAGAGGGTCACTACTGCTCTACAATGATACAGAAGAGAATGTCAGAAGAAATGAAGGAAGAACAGACttagaaaagaaagaaactgaaAACAAGCAATCAGACCATGGCAGTCCTCTGTCTCCCATCAGTACCCTTTATGGAGTGCATGGAAAGCAAGGTGTGACTTCTGTGTGTGAGTATCAAGACTTATGTTACAGTACAGGTCGAGACGGATCTGTAAGAATACTAACTGTTGACGAAAGTGTCCTGAAGGTACGCAGAGTTCAACGGGCCTGCAGAGGCATGGAGTGGATAGAGAAAGTTCTGTTTCTGGGCTCGGATGGACCTGAGGTACGGGAAAAGTTGCTGAACGAGGGAATTGAGAAGAGGATGATTGATCAAGGGAGTGCAAGCGTAGCCGAAACTCGGTTTGTAATGGTTGGCTTCCATTCGGTTCACTTCATTATATGGGACCCTCACAGACAAGAGAAGCTTTTATCAGTTGCCTGCGGAGGTGGCCATCGGTCCTGGGCCTATAAACACCCGATATATGCCGACACAGATCCTCGAGCACATACACTTAGACAAGGCACCCTTGTGTTCATCAAGCATGGAGCTGTCATGGCATCACGCTCATTAGCATCCACAGAAACCGATGTGAATGGACTCACAGTGAAAGAGGGGCTACATGGACGAGGCATCAGCTGTGTTTGCCACCTTGGTAGTCTCACCAAGACTGGACAATTTTCAGAACTTTGGGAAGTTTTTGTTACCGGAGGGGAGGATACAACAGTAGGTGTACTCGCCATCAGTGCGAAGAGTGGAAATGTTAAAGTGCTCTCAGTTCTAACGGATCATATCTCAAATGTTCGTGCGCTGGCTGCAATCAGAAGAAGAGAAACTAATGAAAAAGGGGGAGATGACGATACCACCTCGGTCTGTTCTTTGGTGTTTTCTGCGGGTGGCCGGGCCCAGCTGCAGTGTTATCGGCTCTTGATTCGTTTGGATGAGCAGCAGGGTCAGCCAGTCTGTCAGGTCACTCAGATAGCTGGCCATCGATTGGATGAACAGTGGGAACGGAAGCGGAACCGACACAAGACTGTCAAAATGGATCCAGAGACaag GTACATGTCTATGTCTGTTGTGCATAATGGGACTGAATGTGTCCTGCTGGCTATGGGCTGTAGTGATGGTGCAGTAAG GCTTTTCAGTGTGACTGAGAGCAGTAGTAGTGTTGACATGCTTTGGGAGTGTTTTTACCATCAGAGGTGTGTGCTCAGCGTCGCCACCTACAAGCTGGAGGACTCCCTGGACAGAAA GCTTTTGTTGCTGTTCAGTGCCACTACAGATGGTTGTATATCTGTGTGGGATTTAACAGCAGTTTTGAACAGTAAGGCTAGTGTCAGCTGGCAGG GTCCATCAGCCCCGTTCTTTTCCATTCCTGTCCATCAAAGTGGAGTCAATGCGCTTACCATCTCACCTAGGAGAGAAATGAGGCAAATGGAAGAGAATGTTATCTCATTGGCCAGTGGTGGAGATGATGGACAGCTGTCTCTAATGCATATTAAGATAGATCAGAAAAAGCAAGAAAATGGAGGCGTGTCTCTACAGCTGCTTGCCCATTGGTCAGTGCCCTTGGCACACTCTTCCCCTCTCACAGGGTTATGCTTACTAAGCCCCACACTACTGGTGACCACCTCACCGGACCAGCGCTTGTGTTTGTGGAGTATGAACAGTGACGGACTCCACCCACTGAAGGTGCTGTTCTCACACACTGCAGATGCAGCTGGGTTGTGGGCGTGGTTTGGACAAGAGGGAGGAGCCTGGGTGGTTGTTTGTGGGCAGGGCTTACAGTTGTTTCAGCTGACGGAAAGAAAAATGGATGAACTGCATGAAACTGTTAACAGGAACATAAAAGAAggggagagaaagaaagtgaTATTTCCACATCATGTTTCAAGGACGAAACACTGTGATTTATAA
- the LOC127962908 gene encoding uncharacterized protein LOC127962908 yields the protein MSRFREALKGNESGKKNPKMPQKQKEAENKDNAVISKDRLPLIGSSRNKSAARPSLATPRVEPRKRSHPPVSSVAPDSMTPWEGSSHSESSFTSFPPPVSPLPLAHSKPITAPDPKPPPPPPQITNTEPENSQSARVKRKLLPPRHPSRPPRLPPLRQVTNLSFSRSFTFSFFELPVHQSARSRAERLRDLTVLLKQFHY from the exons ATGTCACGATTCAGGGaagctcttaaagggaatgaatCTGGAAAGAAGAACCCTAAGATGCCTCAAAAACAAAAAGAGGCTGAAAATAAG GACAATGCAGTGATATCAAAGGATAGGCTCCCTCTGATTGGTTCATCAAGAAATAAATCTGCAG CGAGGCCCTCTCTAGCCACTCCTCGGGTCGAACCGAGGAAACGCAGCCATCCTCCCGTCTCATCTGTGGCCCCTGACAGCATGACACCCTGGGAAGGCTCCTCCCACTCCGAGTCATCCTTTACCAGTTTTCCTCCTCCAGTTTCACCCCTGCCTCTTGCCCACTCGAAGCCAATCACAGCACCAGATCCTAAGCCTCCACCACCCCCTCCTCAAATCACAAACACCGAACCTGAGAATAGTCAGAGTGCCCGGGTAAAACGCAAGCTGCTCCCACCAAGGCACCCCTCGAGACCTCCCCGTTTGCCCCCTCTGAGGCAAGTCACAAATCTTAGCTTTTCTCGTAgcttcacattttcattttttgagctGCCGGTTCACCAGTCTGCACGGAGCAGAGCGGAGCGCCTCAGAGATCTCACTGTGCTGCTGAAGCAGTTTCATTACTAG